In a genomic window of Vicinamibacterales bacterium:
- a CDS encoding HupE/UreJ family protein, with amino-acid sequence MTGRGAIARRALVAAGIVAAIAVPLSAHDLERTTVHLEVAADGTFALRLAHDPAWLLLRMESFAGGGQTPTTDAAARDARLATLAPDALDRVVLWVDGAEVRPVSSAYEPPPAAVPAGEFALASYTLRGRLPAGARTIRWYYGMVADPYPLTITLADGASTTEWIQGDAWSTSLPLGGPFVRRTAWSRLAEYLALGYTHILPKGLDHILFVVGLFLLAARLRPVLAQVTTFTVAHSMTLGLALYGVVSLPARVVEPLIALSIVYVAVENLRTDRLTPWRIALVFLFGLLHGLGFAGVLTGLHLPRADFALGLVGFNVGVEAGQLTVIAAAALAVGWWRHRPWYHPRVVVPASLAIAAVGAYWTVARAFAS; translated from the coding sequence ATGACGGGGCGCGGCGCGATCGCCCGGCGGGCCCTCGTGGCAGCGGGGATCGTGGCCGCCATCGCCGTGCCGCTCTCGGCGCACGACCTCGAGCGGACGACCGTGCACCTGGAGGTGGCGGCGGACGGCACGTTCGCCCTCCGGCTCGCGCACGACCCGGCGTGGCTCCTCCTGCGGATGGAGTCGTTCGCGGGCGGCGGCCAGACGCCGACCACCGACGCCGCCGCGCGTGACGCGCGGCTGGCGACGCTCGCGCCCGATGCCCTCGACCGCGTGGTGCTCTGGGTGGACGGCGCCGAGGTGCGGCCCGTGTCGAGCGCGTACGAGCCGCCTCCGGCGGCGGTGCCCGCGGGCGAGTTCGCGCTGGCGTCCTACACGCTGCGCGGGCGGCTGCCCGCCGGCGCCAGGACGATCCGCTGGTACTACGGCATGGTGGCCGATCCCTACCCGCTGACGATCACGCTGGCCGACGGGGCCTCCACGACCGAGTGGATCCAAGGCGACGCCTGGAGCACGTCGCTGCCGCTCGGCGGCCCGTTCGTGCGGCGTACCGCCTGGTCGCGGCTGGCCGAGTACCTGGCGCTGGGATACACCCACATCCTGCCCAAGGGGCTCGACCACATCCTGTTCGTCGTGGGACTCTTCCTGCTGGCCGCGCGGCTCCGCCCCGTGCTCGCGCAGGTAACGACGTTCACGGTCGCCCACTCGATGACGTTGGGCCTCGCGCTCTACGGCGTGGTGTCGCTGCCGGCGCGGGTCGTGGAGCCCCTCATCGCGCTCTCGATCGTCTACGTCGCGGTGGAGAACCTCCGCACCGACCGCCTGACGCCGTGGCGGATCGCCCTCGTGTTCCTGTTCGGACTGCTGCACGGCCTGGGCTTCGCGGGCGTGCTCACGGGGCTGCACCTGCCGCGGGCCGACTTCGCGCTGGGCCTGGTCGGATTCAACGTCGGCGTCGAGGCCGGCCAGCTCACGGTGATCGCCGCCGCGGCCCTGGCGGTCGGCTGGTGGCGCCATCGGCCGTGGTACCACCCGCGCGTCGTCGTGCCGGCATCGCTGGCCATCGCCGCGGTCGGTGCGTACTGGACGGTGGCCCGCGCGTTCGCGTCCTGA